Genomic segment of Serinicoccus hydrothermalis:
CCCAGCGTAGTGTAAACACCGGTGTAGTAGTTGCTGCACCGCCAAGAACTCAGGTGGGAGCGCGCCTCAATGGAAGCACTCGAACTGGCTCGGTGGCAGTTCGGCATCACGACCGTCTACCACTACTTCTTCGTGCCGATCACGATCGGTCTGTCGCTGCTGGTCGCCATCCTGCAGACCGCGTGGATGCGCACACGCAACCCGGAGTGGCTGCGGCTGGCGAAGTTCTTCGGCAAGCTCTTCACGATCAACTTCGCGCTCGGCCTGGTCACCGGCATCGTGCAGGAGTTCCAGTTCGGCATGAACTGGTCGGACTACTCCCGCTTCGTCGGTGACATCTTCGGCGCGCCACTGGCCATCGAGGCGCTGCTCGCGTTCTTCCTGGAGTCGACCTTCCTGGGCCTGTGGATCTTCGGCTGGGGCCGCATCCCCGAGAAGCTGCACGCCGCCTGCATGTGGGTGATCCACATCGGCACTGTGCTCTCTGCCTACTTCATCCTCGCGGCCAACTCCTTCATGCAGCACCCGGTCGGCTACTTCAACAACCCCGAGACCGGTCGCGCCGAGCTGATCGACTTCTGGGCGGTGCTGACCAACCCGGTGCAGCTGGTCACCTTCCCGCACGTGCTCACCGCGGCATGGATGACCGGCGGTGGTTTCATGCTGGCTATCGCACTCTGGCACGTCTGGCGCAGCAGGACCCCGAAATCCGAGCAGCCGATGTATCGCAAGGCCGCAGCCATCGGCGCCATTGCCGTCCTGCTCGGCGGTCTGGGTACGATCGTCACCGGTGACATCCAGGGCAAAATAATGACCGAGGTCCAGCCGATGAAGATGGCGGCCGCCGAGGGGCTCTACGACTCGGTGCCCGAGGGCGAGGGAGCGCCCTTCTCGATCATCACCGTCGGCACGCTCGACGGCACCGAAGAGGTCTGGGCCGTCACGGTGCCCAAGCTCCTCTCCTACCTGTCCACCGGCACCTTCGACGGCGCCGTCGAGGGGATCAACGACCTCAACGCCGAGTACCAGCTCACCTACAGCGGTGAAGAGCTCACCGCGATGGACGACTACCGCCCGATCATCCCGGTCACCTACTGGACGTTCCGGCTGATGATGGGCTTCGGCTTCGCCGCCATGGTCATCGCCGCCCTAGCCCTGCTCTGGTTGTGGAAGGGCAAGGAGATGAACCACCGGTTCTGGTACTGGTCCGCCATCGGGGTGATGTTCCTGCCGCTGATCGCCAACTCGTGGGGCTGGATCTTCACCGAGATGGGCCGTCAGCCCTGGCTGGTCTTCGGGCTGATGACCACCCAGACCGGCGTCTCACCAGGCACGACCACCGCCGAGGTCTTCACCACGATGGCGCTGTTCACCCTGCTCTACGGGGTGCTCGCCGTGATCGAGGTCGGCTTGATCATCAAGTACACCCGCGAGGGTGCCCCCGAGTATGACGGCGAGTCCCTCGATCCGGACGACCGGGCCGAGGACCAACCCTTCGTCTTCACCTACTGAGCCCCCGGCATACCCGAGAAGGAAGCAGTGCAATGGAACTGAGCACCATCTGGTTCATCCTCATCGCGGTGCTGTGGATCGGCTACTTCGTGCTGGAGGGCTTCGACTTCGGCGTCGGCGCGCTCTTCCCGGTGCTCGGCCGCGGCGACGAGAAGCTGGACGGCGAGACCCGCAAGCGGGTCATGCTCTCCACCATCGGCCCGTTCTGGGACGGCAACGAGGTGTGGCTGATCACCGCCGGCGGCGCCATGTTCGCGGCGTTCCCGCACTGGTACGCCACCCTCTTCTCCGGCTTCTACATGCCGCTCTTCGTCATCCTGGTTGCCCTGATCGTGCGAGCGTTGGGTTTCGACTACCGCGGCAAGGTCGACAGCGACGTGTGGCGCCGGCGCTGGAACTGGTGCATCTTCCTGGGATCTGTGGTCCCGTCAGTCCTCTGGGGCGTGGCGTTCACCAACATCGTCATGGGCGTGCCGATCGACGCGGACATGGAGTACACCGGGGGCTTCTTCAACCTGCTCAACCCGCTCGCGCTGCTCGGAGGCATCGTGTTCCTCGGCGTGTTCGTCACGCACGGCGCGATGTTCCTGGCGCTGAAGACCGACGGACCGATCCGGCACGAGGCGCGGGCGCTGGCCGTCCGGGTGGGCGGGGTCAGCGCGGTGCTCGCCGTGGTCTGGCTGGCCGCCATCCACCTCGACACCGGCACGGCGCTGTCGTGGTCGGCTGCCGGACTGGCCGCGGTGGCGTTGCTCGGATCCCTGGCGATGGCCCGCAAGGGATCGGAGGGCTGGGCCTTCACCGGCACCTTCGTGGCCATCGCGCTGACCGTGGCCTCGCTGTTCCTGGCGCTCTTCCCCGACGTTATGCCGAGCAGCACCGACCCCGCCTTCAACCTGACGGTGACCAACGCCGCCTCGACCGACTACACGCTGACGATCATGACCTGGGTCGCGGTGCTCTTCGTGCCCATCGTCCTGCTCTACACCTCCTTCACCTACTGGACCTTCCGCAAGCGGGTCAGCGGGCACCACATCCCGCAGGCCGACACCGCGGAGGACCTCTCGGTAGGTAGTCCGGGGCAGTCATGAAACCGTTCGACCCGGAGCTGCTGCGCCGGGTCCCCGATGCCCGGACACCGGTGGCGGTCCTGTCCGTCACCGGGGTGCTCAGCGGCGCCGTCGCCGTCGCACTGGCGGTCTGCCTCGCCTGGCTCGCCAGCACGGTGGTGACCGGCGGTGCCCTGACCGCACCGCTGGCCTGGACCGTCGCGCTGCTCGTCACCCGCGGACTGATCGCCGGGAGCCAGGAGTCGTTGGCCGGCTGGGCCGGCCAACGTGTGGCCTCCGGCATCCGCTCCCAACTGCTGCGGCGGTGGTCCCGGCTGCCCGAGGAGGCACGCCCGCAGCCGGACGAGGCGGTCACCCGGGCCACCGACGGCGTCGCCGCCATCGAGCCGTATGTCGCGCGCTACCTCCCCGCGCTCGTCGCCGCTGCCGTGGTGCCGGCGCTGAGCCTGGTGACGCTGCTGGTCGTGGACTTCTGGAGCGCGCTCATCGTGCTGCTCACCCTGCCGCTGCTGCCGCTCTTCGCGGCGCTGATCGGCAAACACACCGAGGCCGAGACGCGGCGACGCTGGTCGGCGATGACCGACCTGGCCGGGCACTTCCTCGACGTCGTGCGTGGCCTGCCGACCCTGGTCGCCTACGGCCGGGCCGAGCGCCAGGTGGACGTCGTGGCCGAGGTCGGTCGCCGGCACCGGGTGGCGACGGTGCGGACGCTGCGGACCGCCTTCCTGAGCACCGTGGCGCTGGAGCTGCTCGCGACGATCTCGGTCGCGCTGGTCGCGGTCGCCGTCGGCCTGCGGCTGGCCTACGGCGTGATGGACCTGCAGGCGGCGATGACCGCGATCCTGCTGGCCCCGGAGGCCTACTGGCCGGTGCGCCGGGTCGGCTCGGAGTTCCACAACGCCGCCGACGGCGCCGAGGCGCTCGAGCAGCTGCGCGACGACCTGGCCGACGACGGCGCCCCCACCACCCCACGGCCGGGCGCGCCGGATGGCGAGGTCCGGGTCGTCGACGTCCGCTACCACCACCCCGGCCGCCCCGACATCCTTCACGACCTGACCCTCACCACGTCCGTCGCCCCCGGCCTGACCGCCCTGACCGGCCCGTCCGGAGCCGGCAAGACCACCATGCTCGAGCTCCTCGGCGGACTACGGCTGCCCACGAGCGGGCGGATCGAGGCACCCCACGCCCACCTCGCGACCCAGGTCCCGCTCCTGCTGCCCGGGACCGTCCGCGAGAACCTCGCCCTCGCCAGCCCCGCGGCCACCGACGGCGAGATGCGACTGGCGCTCGACCGCGTCGGACTCTGGCAGGCACTGATCCTGCGGGAAGGGCTGGACACGGTGCTGGGGGACGACGGCTTCGGGCTGTCCGCCGGGCAGCGCGGTCGTCTCGGCCTGGCCCGCGCGGTGCTGTCCGAGGCACCGCTCGTGCTGCTCGACGAACCCACCGCCCACATCGCCCCCGACACGATCGCCGCGCTGCGCACGGTCGTTCTCGAGCTGGCCCGCCACCGCCGCGTCCTGGTGGCCACGCACGACCAGGTGCTGGCCGCCCTCGCCGACGAGCAGTGGCAGCTGACCTCCCCTCCCCCACAGACCGGTGACGGCGACGCTCCCGATGCCGGCGCCACCACCACGGCACCCCCCGTGGAGCGAGCCCGCGTCGGGGAGGGTGCCCCCGGGGCGCAGGACGGGGCACCTCAGCAGCGGCGTCGCCGCTCGCCCAGGGGTCGCCTGGCGCTGGCCGCCGCGCTCGGTGGTCTGGCCACGGCATCGGGGATCGCGCTGACCGCGACCTCGGGATGGCTCATCGTCGAGGCGTCCTACCAACCGGTCGTCCTCACCCTGCTGGTCGCGATCGTAGGTGTGCGGGCGTTCGGCCTGGCACGACCCGTGCTGCGGTATGCCGAGCGCGTCACCTCCCACGACGTCGCACTCGAGGGTCTGGCCGCGTCACGGACCGACACCTACCGCCGGCTCATCCCGCTGACCCCGGCACGGCTGGGTCGGCGTAGCCGCGGTGACGTGCTGACCGCGGTGGTGCGCGACCTGGACGACATCAGCGACGAGCAGGTCCGCGCGATCGTGCCGGCGTGGGACGCCGCTATCGCCAGCCTGGTCGCGGCATTGGTCGTCGGAGCGTTCCTCCCTCGGGCGGGGCTGGTCGTCGTCGCCGCCGCGGTGCTCGCGTTCCTGCTGGCGCTCCTGGACCAGCGGCTCGAGCAGTCGGCCCACGACCACGTGGTCAGCGCGCGGGGCACGGTGCACCGGGTGACCTCGCTGGTCACCGCACAGCTGACCCAGGTGCAGGCGGTCGCCGGACTCGGCCGTGCCGACCGACTCGTCGACCGGGTCGACGCGAGCCAGGCCAGGGCGGACCGCGCGGCCCGCCGGCTGAGCCGCGCGCGGGGCCTCACGATCGGGGCGACCTGGCTGGTCGTCGCTGCCGCTGTCGGCAGCGTGGCCTGGCTGGCCGGCGCCGCGTACACCGCCGGCACGGTGAGCGGACCCGTCGCGGCACTGGTGACGCTGACGCCGATGGCCCTGGCCGAGGCCTGGACCGGGCTGCCCGACGCCTTCGGTGCCCGCGCCCGTGCGCATGCGGCGCGGCACCGCCTCTCGGCCATGTTCGAGCAGTCCCCGGCCGTGGCGCAGGAGGCGGAGCGGCACGGCATACCTGCCACCGAGCCCGACCCGGCACAGCAGCACGTGCCCACCCTCCGCACCGACGACGTCGAGGCCACCTGGGACCCGGCAGCCACCCTGCCGGACCTGGCCGCGACCAGTCTGCTCGTCGCCCCGGGCGAGCGGGTCGTCCTCACCGGACCGAACGGCATCGGCAAGTCGACCCTGCTCGCGGTGCTGGCCCGGCACCTGGACCCCTCCACGGGGACCTATCACCACGACGCCCACGAGATCCGGGACCTGCCGTTGGCGCAGGTGCGCGGCCGGATGGCGATCGCCGACGACGAGCCGCACGCCTTCCGGAACACCGTGCGGGCCAACCTGCTGCTGACCCGACCGGAGGCGACCGACGCCCAGCTCCTCTCCGCGCTGGACACGGCCGACCTTGGTGACTGGCTTGGCCGACTGACCCAGGGGCTGGACACCCGGCTCACCGGGCTGAGCGGTGGCGAGCGCACCCGGCTGAACCTGGCCCGCGCCGTCCTGTCGGGCAGGCCGGTGCTGCTGCTGGACGAGCCCACCGCGCACCTGGACGAGGTGACCGCGCGCCGGGTGCTGGAACGGCTCGGCGGCACGCGCCAGAGCGTGGTCATGGTCTCGCACGACCTCATCCCGGACGGCTGGGCCGAGGTGTCGTTGCGCACCGAGGGCTCGGTGCCAGTCCGCGGTGACCGGTCCTACTCGGCGAGCACCCAGGAGAGGTCCGTGCGAAGCGTGGCCGGATCCGCGTCGGGGATGGGCTCGGTGACGTAGACCTCCCACATCGCCAGCGCGCACCAGGAGTCGCCGAGGTTGTCGTAGCCACCCACGTGGCGCCGTGCGCGACCTCGCCACCGGGCAGTCTTCGCAGGCGCCCGCAACCCCCACCAAGACGGATGGCGGTCACTCCATACGGTCTAGAACGACTCCAAGGACTGGCTAGATGTGCCGAGGAGTACAGCACGGTCTGCGCCCGGCCGGTGCGATCGACGAAGAGGCGGGACAAGACCATTCGCTCCCTCGACCTCAAGGACCCCCGCTGGTCCGAGCGGCGGTCATGGCCGCCGAGCAGGACGGCAGGTCTGCGGAGCCGATCACCGCCGCGAGCAGGCGTCGATCACGAACGCGACGTAGACCGTGCCCAGCCAGGTCGGGACGTAAGTGTTATGTCCAGCAGCCAGCAGCGCATAACACGCATTCGACTCAGCCCGTGGTCATGTGCACCTCGGTGTGTTGAGCTGCTGGCGGAGTCTGACGCGGCAGTGCTGAGGGGTGGTCAGGCGGTAGCCCAGCCAGGAACGGACGCTGCGGTCCTTCGGGCGGGATTGGTTGGGCTGCTACTTGGTTGCTGCGAAGATCCCGCTGGCACCGATCTCCGCGTCGCCGGCGATGTGGTTGAGCATCGTGTAGTGCCCAGCCTCCGGGAAGGTCGTCTCGACGAAGCCGCCCTGGGCTGGTAGCAGCCCGAGCGTCTGGGAGCCCGCGGAGTGGTAGTCCGGTGGGTCGAGCGGTCCGCGGCCGTCCTTGAGCAGGTAGGTGCCCTCCTTGTAGACGGTGTCGAACTGGGTCCCGACGATGTGGAAGGACAGCGGCCGGTTCGGGCCGATGTCGAGGACCCAGACGCGCACCCGCTCACCGACCTTCGCGGTCAGCGGCTGGTCGACGTACTGGTTCACCAGTCCGTTGAACATCACGGCGTCCGCTTGGCCCACGGCCGCTTTTGCCGCGTTGACCGGGCCGCCCTGCTCGCTGAGGTAGAGCTCGGACTGGGTGATGACGTAGGACCGGTCGACCTTGGCCAGGTCCGGTGGCTCGATGATGACGGCGCCGGCCATCCCGGCCGCGATGTGAGCCGTCATCGGCATCGTCTTGCAGTGGTACATCCAGATGCCGGACCGGTTGGCGGTGAAGGTGTACTCCAGACTCTCCCCGGGCGCGATGTCGCGCATCGGGACGTCCGGTGAGATCTCGCTCGCGTGGAAGTCGACGGAGTGGGCCATGCTGCCGTTGTTGACGAGGGTGACCACGAAGGTGTCGCCGACACGGCCGCGCAGGACGGGCGCGACGGATCCGCCGTTGTAGGTCCACCGCGTCTGGAGGACCCCCTGCGCGACCTCTGTCTTGACGTCCTCGACGGTGAGGGTGACGTGGCGTACCCGCTCTTGCGTCAGGGGCGGCAGGACCGGGTCGATGCCCTTGAAGTCGGCCCCCCACTTCTTCATGAAGTCGATCTGCGGTGAGGCGCCGGCCGGTCCGCTCGTGTCTTCCGCGCCCGACACGGCAGCGCCGGTCGTCCTGACGGCGAAGACCATTCCCATCTGGCGGTGGCCGACGACAGAGCACCACCCGTCGATGTCGCCGTCGACGACACCGACCTCGACCGTCGCGCTCTGGCCGGGCGAGAGGCGTCCGCTCGATGCGCCGTTGGCCAGGACGATGTCGTGAACGTTCGTGGAGTCGGTGTTCTTCAGCTCGATGACGAGCTTGTCTCCGGGTGGTACGGACACCTCGGCGGGGTGGAAGCGCATGTCCT
This window contains:
- a CDS encoding cytochrome ubiquinol oxidase subunit I; this translates as MEALELARWQFGITTVYHYFFVPITIGLSLLVAILQTAWMRTRNPEWLRLAKFFGKLFTINFALGLVTGIVQEFQFGMNWSDYSRFVGDIFGAPLAIEALLAFFLESTFLGLWIFGWGRIPEKLHAACMWVIHIGTVLSAYFILAANSFMQHPVGYFNNPETGRAELIDFWAVLTNPVQLVTFPHVLTAAWMTGGGFMLAIALWHVWRSRTPKSEQPMYRKAAAIGAIAVLLGGLGTIVTGDIQGKIMTEVQPMKMAAAEGLYDSVPEGEGAPFSIITVGTLDGTEEVWAVTVPKLLSYLSTGTFDGAVEGINDLNAEYQLTYSGEELTAMDDYRPIIPVTYWTFRLMMGFGFAAMVIAALALLWLWKGKEMNHRFWYWSAIGVMFLPLIANSWGWIFTEMGRQPWLVFGLMTTQTGVSPGTTTAEVFTTMALFTLLYGVLAVIEVGLIIKYTREGAPEYDGESLDPDDRAEDQPFVFTY
- the cydB gene encoding cytochrome d ubiquinol oxidase subunit II, which encodes MELSTIWFILIAVLWIGYFVLEGFDFGVGALFPVLGRGDEKLDGETRKRVMLSTIGPFWDGNEVWLITAGGAMFAAFPHWYATLFSGFYMPLFVILVALIVRALGFDYRGKVDSDVWRRRWNWCIFLGSVVPSVLWGVAFTNIVMGVPIDADMEYTGGFFNLLNPLALLGGIVFLGVFVTHGAMFLALKTDGPIRHEARALAVRVGGVSAVLAVVWLAAIHLDTGTALSWSAAGLAAVALLGSLAMARKGSEGWAFTGTFVAIALTVASLFLALFPDVMPSSTDPAFNLTVTNAASTDYTLTIMTWVAVLFVPIVLLYTSFTYWTFRKRVSGHHIPQADTAEDLSVGSPGQS
- the cydD gene encoding thiol reductant ABC exporter subunit CydD, producing MKPFDPELLRRVPDARTPVAVLSVTGVLSGAVAVALAVCLAWLASTVVTGGALTAPLAWTVALLVTRGLIAGSQESLAGWAGQRVASGIRSQLLRRWSRLPEEARPQPDEAVTRATDGVAAIEPYVARYLPALVAAAVVPALSLVTLLVVDFWSALIVLLTLPLLPLFAALIGKHTEAETRRRWSAMTDLAGHFLDVVRGLPTLVAYGRAERQVDVVAEVGRRHRVATVRTLRTAFLSTVALELLATISVALVAVAVGLRLAYGVMDLQAAMTAILLAPEAYWPVRRVGSEFHNAADGAEALEQLRDDLADDGAPTTPRPGAPDGEVRVVDVRYHHPGRPDILHDLTLTTSVAPGLTALTGPSGAGKTTMLELLGGLRLPTSGRIEAPHAHLATQVPLLLPGTVRENLALASPAATDGEMRLALDRVGLWQALILREGLDTVLGDDGFGLSAGQRGRLGLARAVLSEAPLVLLDEPTAHIAPDTIAALRTVVLELARHRRVLVATHDQVLAALADEQWQLTSPPPQTGDGDAPDAGATTTAPPVERARVGEGAPGAQDGAPQQRRRRSPRGRLALAAALGGLATASGIALTATSGWLIVEASYQPVVLTLLVAIVGVRAFGLARPVLRYAERVTSHDVALEGLAASRTDTYRRLIPLTPARLGRRSRGDVLTAVVRDLDDISDEQVRAIVPAWDAAIASLVAALVVGAFLPRAGLVVVAAAVLAFLLALLDQRLEQSAHDHVVSARGTVHRVTSLVTAQLTQVQAVAGLGRADRLVDRVDASQARADRAARRLSRARGLTIGATWLVVAAAVGSVAWLAGAAYTAGTVSGPVAALVTLTPMALAEAWTGLPDAFGARARAHAARHRLSAMFEQSPAVAQEAERHGIPATEPDPAQQHVPTLRTDDVEATWDPAATLPDLAATSLLVAPGERVVLTGPNGIGKSTLLAVLARHLDPSTGTYHHDAHEIRDLPLAQVRGRMAIADDEPHAFRNTVRANLLLTRPEATDAQLLSALDTADLGDWLGRLTQGLDTRLTGLSGGERTRLNLARAVLSGRPVLLLDEPTAHLDEVTARRVLERLGGTRQSVVMVSHDLIPDGWAEVSLRTEGSVPVRGDRSYSASTQERSVRSVAGSASGMGSVT